The Thunnus thynnus chromosome 24, fThuThy2.1, whole genome shotgun sequence genome window below encodes:
- the LOC137176840 gene encoding kelch-like protein 41b, with protein MDANAIKEELRLFQSTLLQDGLKELLNENKFVDCTLKVGDRSFPCHRLIMAACSPYFRDIFFTEDGKEVENTKEVVLEDVNPSVLDMIIQYLYSAEIDLTDDNVQDIMAVANRFQIPSVFTVCVNYLQKKLSLGNCLAIFRLGLVLSCPRLAVAARNYIADRFELLYKDEEFLKLAAHELFAVIGGDSLNVEKEELVFEAVMAWVRHEKEKRIKVLKDAFNCIRFRLLPEKYFKEKVETDEIIKADPELQKTIQVIRDAFKGKLPEKPKKKEGAEGADQEGGEEEDSLFPGFLNDNRRHGMYARDFILMINDTAAVAYDVNENECFLAAMSEQVPRNHVSLVTQRNQLHIIGGLFVDEENKDLPLQCYFYLLDPLSSDWVALPPMPSPRCLFSIGESENLLFAVAGKDLQTNESLDSVMCYDTEKMRWSETKKLPLKIHGHAVLSHKGLVYCIGGKTDDNKALNKLFMYNHKQAEWRELTGMKTPRAMFGAIIHNGKIVVAGGVNEEGLTATCEAYDFATNKWEPFTDFPQERSSVNLVSTGGSLYAVGGFAMVQMENKEVAPTEVTDVWQYENDKKQWSGMLREMRYAAGSSCVAMRLNAARMPKL; from the exons ATGGACGCCAACGCCATCAAGGAGGAGCTGCGCCTGTTTCAGAGCACCCTGCTCCAGGACGGGCTGAAGGAGCTGCTGAATGAGAACAAGTTTGTTGATTGCACCCTGAAAGTAGGTGACCGCAGCTTCCCCTGCCATCGGCTAATCATGGCCGCTTGCAGCCCGTACTTCAGGGACATCTTCTTCACAGAGGACGGGAAGGAGGTGGAGAACACCAAGGAGGTGGTCCTGGAGGATGTCAACCCCTCCGTCCTGGACATGATCATCCAGTACCTCTACTCTGCAGAGATCGACCTCACCGATGACAATGTACAGGATATAATGGCAGTGGCAAACAGATTCCAGATCCCTTCTGTCTTCACTGTCTGTGTCAACTACCTTCAGAAGAAGCTATCTCTGGGCAACTGCCTGGCCATTTTCAGGTTGGGTCTTGTACTCAGCTGTCCCAGGCTCGCTGTGGCTGCGCGCAACTACATTGCCGACCGATTTGAGCTCCTCTACAAGGATGAGGAGTTCCTCAAGCTCGCAGCCCACGAACTGTTCGCCGTCATCGGTGGAGACTCGCTTAATGTGGAGAAGGAGGAGCTGGTGTTCGAGGCAGTCATGGCCTGGGTCCGCCATGAGAAGGAGAAGCGCATCAAAGTCCTGAAAGATGCTTTCAACTGCATCCGCTTCCGCTTGCTGCCAGAGAAGTATTTCAAAGAAAAAGTGGAAACTGATGAGATCATCAAGGCCGACCCAGAGCTCCAAAAGACAATCCAGGTCATCAGGGATGCCTTTAAGGGGAAGCTTCCGGAAAAACCCAAGAAGAAGGAAGGAGCAGAGGGGGCTGACCAggaaggaggtgaggaggaggacagCCTATTCCCTGGCTTCCTGAATGACAACCGCAGACATGGCATGTATGCACGCGACTTCATCCTGATGATCAATGACACGGCAGCGGTGGCATATGATGTCAACGAAAACGAGTGCTTCCTGGCGGCCATGTCAGAGCAGGTGCCACGTAACCACGTCAGTCTGGTGACACAGAGGAACCAGCTCCACATCATTGGGGGACTGTTTGTGGATGAGGAAAACAAGGACCTGCCACTGCAATGTTACTTTTATTTA TTGGATCCACTCTCTTCTGACTGGGTCGCCCTGCCACCCATGCCTTCCCCGAGATGCCTCTTCAGCATCGGAGAGAGCGAGAATCTGCTGTTCGCCGTGGCTGGAAAAGACCTTCAGACCAATGAGTCCCTGGATTCTGTCATGTGCTACGATACTGA GAAGATGAGATGGAGTGAGACCAAAAAGCTTCCTCTGAAGATCCATGGACATGCCGTCCTCTCCCACAAAGGACTGGTCTACTGCATTGGAGGAAAGACAGATGACAA CAAAGCCCTCAACAAGTTGTTTATGTACAATCACAAGCAAGCGGAATGGAGGGAGCTGACGGGCATGAAGACACCCAGAGCCATGTTCGGGGCCATCATTCATAACGGCAAGATCGTGGTGGCTGGTGGAGTCAACGAGGAAGGCCTCACTGCTACATGTGAAGCCTACGACTTTGCGACAAACAA GTGGGAGCCCTTCACAGACTTCCCCCAGGAGAGGAGCTCTGTCAACTTAGTGAGCACCGGCGGCTCCCTGTACGCCGTGGGCGGCTTCGCTATGGTTCAGATGGAGAACAAGGAGGTGGCTCCCACAGAGGTCACTGACGTCTGGCA GTATGAGAATGATAAGAAGCAGTGGAGTGGCATGCTGAGGGAAATGCGTTACGCTGCCGGCTCCTCCTGTGTGGCCATGCGCCTCAACGCTGCCAGGATGCCCAAACTGTAG
- the LOC137176841 gene encoding 2-oxoglutarate receptor 1-like — protein sequence MDYYGEDRNCTNVDQLMKRYYLPVSYAIIFIVGLVGNLISISIYLTKLRPWKSCSIIMVNLALTDLLYVLSLPFLVYYYSNGDSWTLGDFMCRFVRLGFHFNLYGSILFLTCLAIFRYVVVIYPFSAAQLQRKFWGIIACSAVWVITAAEIAPMLTVISLKEQDNKTLCLDFASSIAVDGMWVYGWLLTAFGFLLPLVVVFMCYIGIVKQLVEGPNPTTPCRMRARRVTVLILVVFVVCFLPFHILRAARIETQRRLPKLPCMVERGVHAAYIISRPLAGLNTFFNLALYTFSGDNFRRAFLSIFYKEPWLAKARSLFHLAIISKENNDMPAE from the coding sequence ATGGACTACTACGGAGAAGATCGCAACTGCACTAATGTGGACCAACTAATGAAACGCTATTACCTGCCTGTCTCCTACGCCATCATCTTCATTGTGGGCCTGGTGGGCAACTTAATCTCTATCAGCATTTACCTGACGAAGCTGCGTCCCTGgaagagctgcagcatcatcaTGGTCAACCTGGCGCTGACCGATCTCCTCTACGTCCTCAGCTTGCCCTTTCTGGTCTACTACTACAGCAACGGGGATTCATGGACGCTAGGTGACTTCATGTGCCGCTTTGTTCGCTTAGGGTTTCATTTTAACCTGTATGGGAGCATCCTCTTCCTGACATGCCTGGCAATTTTCCGCTACGTGGTGGTGATCTATCCTTTTAGCGCAGCACAGTTGCAGCGGAAGTTTTGGGGTATAATTGCGTGCTCGGCTGTCTGGGTCATCACTGCTGCCGAAATTGCACCCATGTTGACCGTGATAAGCTTGAAGGAACAAGACAACAAGACCTTATGCCTAGACTTTGCCAGCAGCATAGCTGTTGACGGGATGTGGGTATAtggctggctgctcactgcattCGGGTTTCTCCTCCCCCTAGTGGTGGTGTTCATGTGTTACATCGGTATAGTAAAACAATTGGTAGAAGGGCCTAACCCAACCACTCCCTGTCGGATGAGAGCACGGCGAGTGACCGTGCTGATCCTGGTGGTGTTTGTCGTGTGTTTCCTGCCGTTTCACATCTTGCGTGCAGCGCGGATAGAAACCCAAAGAAGGCTGCCAAAGTTGCCGTGCATGGTCGAGCGCGGAGTGCATGCAGCCTACATCATCTCCAGGCCTTTGGCTGGACTCAACACATTTTTCAACCTAGCTCTGTACACTTTTTCAGGTGATAATTTCAGGAGGGCCTTCCTCAGTATTTTTTACAAGGAACCCTGGCTGGCCAAGGCCAGGTCGCTGTTCCACTTGGCCATCATCAGTAAGGAAAACAATGACATGCCTGCTGAATGA